A window of Populus trichocarpa isolate Nisqually-1 chromosome 17, P.trichocarpa_v4.1, whole genome shotgun sequence genomic DNA:
TGGTCCAGCCAAAGAAATTGGATTCGAGACGTGGTACAGTAGCTTTTTGTTGGTGACAGCTCCATATCCTATTGCTCCATTCACAAAAAGTACCTCGAATTGCTTTGTAAACGGGACACTCAATCTCTGTCTTTCTATGCTGGGGACGTGAAATGATGAAAAAGGAACCTAGGAGCCATGGAGAAGGTCGCTCTTGGGAGGTTATGATAACCATCTTGAACAAGtttgttgtttcttgatttttttcgtTAAGTGCACGATTTCTTATGCCATATTCATGGCTTATACAGATACTGTAAGGGAAGAGAGACATGTAGCACCAGCCCACTACTCCATGAAAATTGATTCCTTCTCGTTGCTTTCCGATATGGTTGCTAATTCTTACTTGGAGCAATATGAATCTCGTGAATTTGATGCCAGCGGCTACAAGTGGTGAGTTACAACGtgttactttttgtttttttttttagtttaacgtgggtgtccgggccagcttgcgcgcacctcgactaatctcacgggccctgaagttaaagatcatgtaagcctccagtgactatcatatgagcaaccacatgactcgaacctgagatcacagaaaGAACAAATCTCTtcgtccaatttttttttttataaggtggAGTGGTACTGTAAAAGACTGCGTCTATGTATCAAAATGTGAGACTTAGTCCCCCAAGGGGTAAACCCCAACTGTTGACACATGGGATTTCCTCATAGAGGTCTCGGTTTAAAACCTAGTAAGGAAAAAGGGAGGGGGGGGGTTTAGGATGGAGGAGAGCTATTCCATGATTGGTGTTTCCGTGGATCattaaacagaaaacaaaataatgtgaGCGTGCTAACTAGTTCAGCTGGTAATGCTAGGGAACTTGCTTTCCTGTGTCGGATGGAAAGGGTTGTGCCTTCTCAGTCACTTATGCTTTGTTTATTGTTCGCAGGAAATTGGTTCTGTACCCTAATGGAGACAAGAGCAGGAATGGAGATGGCTACATATCTCTGTATTTGGTAATTGCAGACACCACTGGTTTTCCTCCTGGTTGGGAAATCAATGCCATCTTCAAGTTGTTCGTGTATGATCAACTTCAGGACAAATACTTGACAATTGGAGGTATGCCCTTTTTATGTATGCTGAGAATTTTCTCTAGTAGAATGTCCATTTGATTCAGGTTACTCTTCTATTGATGTTAGATGGGAGATTGAGGCGATTCTGTGCCATAATGAATAAATGGGGTTTTCCCCAGATGCTTCCATTAAGTACTTTTAACAATGCATCAAATGGTTACTTGATTGGTGATTCCTGTGTATTTGGAGCGGAAGTTTTTGTTGTCAAAAGTGAAGGTAAAGGGGAACATTTTTCCATGATTAAGGATCCTTCAGACGGTACTTTTACTTGGGAGGTTCAATACTTCTCTGGATTGACAGGAGAATTTTATTACTCTCAAGTTTATTTGGCTGGAGGACATGAATGGTATATGCTATAAATTTTAAACcttggactttttttttcttgtgtcaATTCAGGAACCTGAATATCTAGATTCATGTTTTCCTTCCTTCTGATTTCAGGAAGTTAAAGCTCTTTCCGAATGGACATATAAAGCAAAGGGGCAAATACTTGTCTTTATTTGTGGAACTGGATGATTGCACCAACTATCATACTGGATGGAAACTGTTTGTGGAATTCACACTGCGCATTAAGGATCAAGTCCAGAGCCAACACCGTGAGAAAACCTGTGAGTTCACTTCATATTCCTTTTTTCCTATTATCCCTACCCCGCAGTCAGTCTTTACTAGAACAATTGGTTAGAGAGGCTGAAATTATAGTACCTTGAACAATTGGTTGTGGAGTCTGAAATTCTTGTTCCTTCATGTTCTGGGTGAGAGATAGTTATTCCCATCTGGTTCATTATATCAggccaaaaaaaggaaaaatctagCTTTTCTATACAACTAGGCATCAACAGTGCAACTGCAGGGGATTTTACATGTATGATGCAAGGAACATTTTGTTACCACTTCCAATGAAATCATTGCCATCTCGCTCTTGGAAGGTTTCGAATCCTTTTCTTCTCAAGCACACAATtaagtaaaaatgaaaattgcTGAATAGTTCTTGTATAATTAAGtttgcttatttattttactttttatagggaCCTATATGTTCCTATTTCAGTCACTAATCTTCCATTTTTCTGGGCAGTTCATCACTGGTTCAATGGATCCGAGAATGATTTGGGTTGGGTGAGCTTCATATCATTGACTGATATCAAGAATCCATTAAAGAACTTTATTGTCAATGATACATTGATTGTTGAAGGGGTACTTCATCGTTTATCAGTTCTCAAGGATCTTGCTTAAGGAGATAATGGGGCTTATTATGCAGATATTGTATCATTCAAGAAGATAGGTGGCCCTTGTTTCACCTTGACTCAccagtttgagttttttttgtttttttgtaaccTAAAAGGCAATGTTCCTCTTTAAGACCCTTAAATATGGTCGATATGGGAAACATATGGGGTTGTAGATAAAttgcatgtgttttttttcgTGTAAGAtttgtcaaattttattgatgttaGATGCATTAAATGCACCCGCAAAGTAGCTTCCCTGAGTTTtcatttcagagaaaattgaagaagaagatgaacagtaccaGAGTTCtgttttttgtcaaagtttattttagttctccctctttaaatttgatttaattgcaccctagtttttgtcaattaagctTCTATGGTTTGGCATCTTTTGCAAATTGATCCTTGACTACGAATcttgtcaatttaacccctaattgaccacaaaacttcatttttttgcaattttgcccctgatttcaatcaattaacttggaaaaaaattaaatttggtctcttaaaattccaattttctcaattaaacccaaattatgttcctaaactaaatttttcaccaattaagccctaaataaaattaatttgacccatttaaagtttaattaagtccttgcacttaattaaatccttca
This region includes:
- the LOC7496602 gene encoding uncharacterized protein LOC7496602 isoform X2 produces the protein MEKVALDTVREERHVAPAHYSMKIDSFSLLSDMVANSYLEQYESREFDASGYKWKLVLYPNGDKSRNGDGYISLYLVIADTTGFPPGWEINAIFKLFVYDQLQDKYLTIGDGRLRRFCAIMNKWGFPQMLPLSTFNNASNGYLIGDSCVFGAEVFVVKSEGKGEHFSMIKDPSDGTFTWEVQYFSGLTGEFYYSQVYLAGGHEWKLKLFPNGHIKQRGKYLSLFVELDDCTNYHTGWKLFVEFTLRIKDQVQSQHREKTFHHWFNGSENDLGWVSFISLTDIKNPLKNFIVNDTLIVEGVLHRLSVLKDLA